CGTCGAGACACCGCGGTCGACCAGGAACGCCGGCAGATGCACGGTGATGAAAGCGAGCTGGAAGCCGCAGGTGAAGAAGCCGAGCACGAGGAGCACATAGGAGCGATGGCCGAAGGCTTCGGCAAGCGCCTTGGTAATGGTCTGCTCGTCCGCTGGCGCCGCATGGGCCGCACTTGCGACCGGCGGCGTCGAGATCGCCAGCGCGAGCGGGATGATCAGCAGCATCAGGAAGCCGAACACCGTGAGCGCCTGCTGCCAGCCGAAATTGTCGATCAGCGCCACGCCGATCGGCGCGAACAGGAACTGGCCGAGCGAGCCTGCCGCCGTACCGGCGCCAAGCGCAAGGCCGCGCTTCTCGACCGGCAGAAGCTTTGTGAAGGCCGCCAGTACCAGGTTGAACGAACAACCCGCAAGGCCAAAGCCGACCATCACACCCGCGCCAATGTTGAGCGAGAGCGGCGTCGAGGAGTAGCGCATCAGCAATAGACCGCCGGCATAGAGCAGCGCTCCGATGCACATCACGCGGAACAGGCCGAAGCGATCGGCGATCGCGCCCGCAAAGGGCTGACCCAATCCCCACAGCAAGTTCTGAAAGGCGATGGCGAGGCCAAACACGTCGCGGCCCCAGGCAAATTCATGGCTCATCGGCTGCACGAAGAAGCCGAGCGCCGAGCGCGGGCCGAAGCCGAGCATGCCGATGGCGCAGCCGCAGAGAATGATGACGGCTGGTGTGCGCCAACCGGAGGAACGAGATGCAGGAGCGAGGTCGCCCGCTTGTATCGACATGGGTCTTGCTCATCGTTTCTCGGCGGATCCGGGATAGGTAACCGCGAGGCCGCCATTTAATGCAGATGCATTAAAATCCCAAGTCGAAAGTGATTGCGTTGCGCGGGGGGCTCTTGCGGGAGCATTGCGTTTCATCGCGACCTTTCCTTGGGCGCGAGCCGCGGCTTGACGTGAATGTGTGCGAAGGGGTCTGGCGGTCCTGGCCGTGCCATGCTAAGTTTGATCTACTCAGATTGAGCATATATAGCTTCACCTGAAATCCGCCCCGGCCTCTCGGCCGGATTTCTCGGGCTCTATATATACTCATATTGAGCATATATAACTGACATGGGAGGCTTCGATGCCGATCGCAGGAATTTACGGCCCCGACGATTTCGCCAGCCGGCCGCAGGGCCAGCCCACCTCCGCCCCACCGGCGGCGGGGCGACGAGGACCCGCGCTGCCGCGTCCTTCGCTCGAATGGACCAGTGAAGTCGAACGCGCCACCGCGCCGATCTACGAGCGCATCAAGCACGTGATCCCGCCGATCGAGTGGCCGCTGATGGCGCCGACGATTCACGCGATCAACCAGCTCAAGCGCGCACGGAACGCGGTGATCCTCGCCCACAACTACCAGGCGCCGGAGATATTTCATGGCGTCGCCGACATCGGCGGCGACTCGCTCCAGCTCGCCGTCGAAGCCACCAAGGTGAAGGCCGACATCATCGTTCAATGCGGCGTGCACTTCATGGCGGAAACCTCAAAACTGCTCAATCCGGACAAGACGGTGCTGATCCCCGATACGCGCGCCGGCTGCTCGCTCGCCGCCAGCATCACCGGCGCCGATGTGCGCCTGCTCCGCGAAAAATTTCCGGGCGTGCCTGTCGTCGCTTATGTCAACACCTCGGCGGAGGTGAAGGCCGAAGTCGACATCTGCTGCACCTCGTCGAATGCGATGCAGGTAGTCGAGAGCCTGAATGCGCCCACCGTGATTTTCCTGCCCGACCGCTATCTGGCGACCTATGTCGCCTCGAAGACCAACGTCAGGATCATCGCCTGGAAAGGCGCGTGCGAAGTGCACGAACGCTTCACCGGCGACGAGTTGCGCGCCTTCCGCGACGCCGATCCCTCCGTGCAGATCATCGCGCATCCCGAATGCCCGCCCGACGTGCTGGCGGAGGCCGATTTTACCGGCTCGACCGCGCACATGATCAACTGGGTACGCCAGCGGCGGCCGAAGCGTCTCGTGATGATCACGGAATGCTCGATGGCCGACAATGTCCGCGCTGAGCTGCCCGACGTCGAGATGCTACGCCCCTGCAATCTTTGCCCGCACATGAAGCGCATCACGCTGTCCAACGTCCTGGAGAGCCTGCTGACATCAGGCGAGGAAGTGACGATCGATCCGGCGCTTGCGCAGCGTGCGCGGCGGTCAGTCGAGCGGATGATCAATCTGAAGAATTGAGGCCTGACATGACGAGCAACATCCACAACCTCACCCGCTCCACCGACGACGTCGTCATCGTCGGCGGTGGCCTCGCCGGGCTGTTCTGCGCGCTCAAGCTTTCGCCGCGGCCGGTGACACTGATCTCGGCGGCACCGCTTGGACAGGGCGCATCGTCCGCATGGGCGCAAGGCGGCATCGCGGCCGCAGTCGCCGACGGCGACAGTCCCGAAGCACATGCCGCGGACACGATTGCGGTCGGCGGCGGCATCGTCGACGAAGCCATTGCGCTCGGCATCGCGCGCGAGGCTGGCCTGCGCGTTCACGATCTGCTCGCGTATGGCGTGCCGTTCGATCGGGATCTCGAAGGTCGGCTTGCCGTGGGGCGCGAAGCTGCGCATTCGGCACGCCGCATCGTTCATGTCCGTGGCGATGGCGCGGGTGCCGCGATCATCGCGACCCTGAACGAGGCCGTGCGCCGCACGCCGTCGATCCGCCTGATCGAGGGCTTCGTCGCAGAAGCACTACTGACCGAAGATGGCTCCGTCACCGGACTTCAATTGCGCGAGGCGGGTAATTTGGCAGCGACGCCCGTGATGATCGCCTCGCGCACCATCGTGCTCGCGACCGGCGGCATCGGCCATCTCTATGCCGTCACCACCAATCCGACTGAGGCCAACGGATCTGGCCTTGCGATCGCGGCGCGCGCCGGCGCCCTGATTGCCGATCCGGAATTCGTGCAGTTTCACCCAACCGCCATCATGACCGGCCGCGACCCGGCGCCGCTCGCGACAGAGGCGTTGCGCGGCGAAGGCGCAACGCTGATCAACGCTGACGGCGAACGTTTCATGGCGCCGCTTCATCCCCTTGCCGAGCTCGCACCGCGCGACATCGTGGCCCGCGGCGTGTTTGCCGAGATCGCGGCGGGACGCGGAGCTTTCCTCGATGCGAGGCAGGCACTCGGCGCGCGCTTCGCCGACAAATTCCCCACCGTGCATGCGAGCTGCATCGCCGCCGGCATCGACCCGGCGACGCAAGCCATCCCGATCGCGCCGGCCGTGCATTATCACATGGGCGGCATTGCCGTGGACACACGCGGGCGCAGCTCGATCGACGGACTCTGGGCTGGCGGCGAGGTGTCGTCCACCGGCATGCATGGCGCCAACCGGCTTGCGTCGAATTCGTTACTGGAAGCCGTGGTTTATGCCGCTCGCATCGCCGAGGACATCGCGGGTCAAGCGATCCCCTCGCCGGCTCGCCTCCCCCAGGCGCTGGCCACGCCGCGCGCCGGCGCGCTGGATGCGAGCGTCGTGAAGCGGCTGCGGGCGATGATGAGCGCGAATGTCGGCGTGATCCGCGAGCGCGACGGACTTGCGGACGCCGTGCGCAGTTTTGCCGCGCTCGAGCACGCGGCGACAAGCATCGTGGTTCGCAACATCGCAACAACAGCTCTGCTCGTGGCGGCCTCAGCCTGGAGCCGGCGCGAGAGCCGTGGCGCGCACTGCCGGGCCGACCATCCTGCGGAAGTCCCCGCACTCGCGCGGCGAACAATGACGACACTCGCCGAAGCACACGACGTTGCGGACGGCCTCACCGAACATTCGACACCGCGCATCGCGCAATCCATGATCGCCTGACGGAGCCCTTTATGATCACCCCGACCTCCCTGCTCTATCCCGACGCATTCCTGTCACCGCTGGCCATCGACGATGCCGTTCGGCGTGCGCTCGACGAGGATCTCGGGCGCGCCGGCGACATCACCTCGCTCGCGACGATCCCGGAAGCAACAAAAGCGCAGGCCGCCCTCGTGGCGCGACAGTCCGGAGTCATCGCCGGCCTGCCGCTGGCAGTGGCGACCTTGCATAGGCTCTCGTCCGACATCGAGGTCCGCGCGCATGTCCGCGACGCCGGGCGCGTCACCCGCGGGCAGCATGTGCTGACGATCTCAGGTCCGGCGCGTGCCATTCTCACCGCCGAGCGAACTGCGCTGAATTTCGTCGGGCGTCTCTCCGGCATCGCCACGCTCACGGCCGCCTACGTCGCGCGCACCGAAGGCACCAAGATGCGCATCTGCTGCACGCGAAAGACCACGCCGGGATTGCGGGCGCTGGAGAAATATGCGGTGCGTTGCGGCGGCGGCTTCAATCACCGTTTCGGGCTCGACGATGCGATCCTGGTCAAGGACAACCACATCGCGGTCGCCGGCGGCATCCGCCCCGTTCTGGAGCGCGCCCGCGCCCATGCCGGTCATCTCGTCAAGATCGAGATCGAGGTGGATACACTGGCGCAGCTCCGCGAGGTGCTCGACACGGGAATGGCCGAGGCCGTGCTGCTCGACAACATGGATATCGCGACGCTGCGCGAAGCTGTCAGGATGACGGAAGGCCGCCTGAAGCTGGAGGCCTCCGGCGGCGTCACGCTGGACTCGATTGCCGGGATCGCGGCCACCGGCGTCGACTACGTCTCGTCAGGCGCGCTGACGCATTCGGCGCCGAACTTCGACTGCGCAATGGATATTGCGGCGTGAGATGCGCTCAGCGCCGCTCGGTCACGCCCATCTCGGCTGAGCTCTTGGCTTCCTGCACGAGCTCGGCCGAGAGCGCGGCGGTCTGCGCCGGCGTGCCCCAACTCGGCTCCTCGTCGCCGTCGCCCCAGGCGCGGGGCCTGTAGAAGGTGTGAACGCCGAATTTGTACATCTTCTTCATCTCGGCGACCCAGGATGGACGCACCCAATAGGCATGATAGTGCGTCGACTTGCCGACCTCGGGCAGCCAGATCTGGCCATCGAGCATCGCCTTCGAAATCTTCCTGGCCCGCTCCCACATCTCGGGCTCGCGGATCACGTCGGGATTGTTGTCGCAGGCGAAAGTGAACTGGCAGGCGAAGTGGCGGTACTTGTTCTGGTAGACGACGCCGCAGACGTTGTCGGGGTATTTGCCGGAGAATACGCGGTTCATCACCACCTGCGCGACCGCGATCTGGCCGCGCACGGCCTCGCCGCGGGATTCGAAATACACCGCCTCGGCGAGGCACTTTTCCGACTTCGCGCGCGACTTCTCGTCCAGCGCCAGCCGCTCGGCCGGCGATTTGGAGCGCTGGTTGTCGGCGTTGACCTCGCCCTTCGGCGCGACGCTCTCGCCGCTCTCACCCGCATTTCCGGCGCCCTCGTTCGGCGGCGACAGCGAGGCGACTTTCAAATCAGGATCGGGCATCACGATCAGCGGCTCGGCGCCGGGCTGCCAGCTCTCGATGCTCTCGAGATTGCCGCCAAGCGAGGAGCTGCCGAAGAACAGGTTCGAGGTCTTGACGCTGAAAGGGTCGCGCGGCGGAGCGGCGACCGCCGCCTGCTTCAGTGCGTTGAGCGGCTGCGCCGCGAAAGACAGGGCATTGTCGTCCGCCTTCGGTGCACCGGTATATTGGGCCAATGGCGGCGCGCGCATCGCTTCCTGGAGTTCGGGATCGAGCGCTGCCGCGGACTCAGGCGACATCGCCTGCGGCTGCGCGACGGGCAACTCAGCCGTTTTGGCACCAAATACCGAGCTGTTCGAGGTCGCGGGATCATGCTGCGGGGGCGCCGCGGCAGGCTCGCTCGTGTCAGGCACTGGCGTCGGCGTCACGGTGGCAAGACGGTCGCCCTTCAGCGCACGCTCGACCTTGGGAAAATCGGAGGCCCGGTAGCGCGCCGGTGCCTGCAGTGCCGGATTGCCGCGAGAAATGGTGCCGGTGACGTCGCGGCTGTCGAGGCTCGCGAGGCGAACCATCGCGCTCTGCGGCGCAGACGTCCCGATCGGGCGAGAGAAGCTGTAAGTCGCGAGCTGAATGGACGAGGCCGCAGAGAATACCTGCTTCTGCCAGCGCTCGACGACGCCGGGCTGACGCGCCAGCAACGAGCCTATGTCCTGATAGCCGATCTCTCTGGGCATCAATGTGAAGACCAGGAGACCGATTCCGAAGGACGCGAACTGCGCGCCCTTCGGATGGTTACGCAACACTGACATCGATACGCTCACGCTACGCTTACGCCAGTTTTCGACCGAACCCAGTACATCCGTGCAATTCGATCTTTATCGTAAGTATCCAATTTAGGTTGCCGGGGCGTTAATCGGCGTTGCGCTGCCGACACACTCAAGCCGCCTCAAGTGTTTTCGCGGAGCGATGCTGCGCATTGGTAAATGCGGGCTGATCTGAAGCGGTAAACAAGTGCTCAATGCAAATGGTGAAGGAACTCTTGCTGACGCGTATCAATACGGGACGCGTGCGTTTCCTCGGTCGTCATTGCTACCGTAGCTTCCACATCATCGGTGTCATGCGCCGGTTTGACCGGGGAAAACCATTACGTCGCAGCCCCTCGATTGAAGCAATGCTTGCTCGGAGCACCGGATCGCCCGGTCAAGCGGGCGATGACAGCGAGGGTGTGACGACAGCGTTGTCTCAAATGAAGGTCGCCTGAAACGAAAAGAGGCGGAGCCAAGCCCCGCCTCTTTCGCATCGCATATGTCGCTTTAACTTACGCCTGGCTCGCAATCGCCTTGCCGAGTGCGGCTTGTGCTGCAGCAAGCCGTGCGATCGGCACGCGGTAGGGCGAGCAGGAGACGTAGTCGAGGCCGACATCGTGGCAGAACGCGACGGAGGCGGGATCGCCGCCGTGCTCGCCGCAGATGCCCATCTTGAGCTTCGGCCGTGTCTTGCGGCCGCGCGCCACTCCGATCTTGACCAGCTCGCCGACGCCTTCCTGGTCGAGCGAGATGAAGGGATCGATCGAGAGAATACCCTTTGCGACATACGGACCGAGGAAGCTCGCGGCGTCGTCGCGACTGATGCCGTAAGTGGTCTGCGTCAGGTCGTTGGTACCGAACGAGAAGAACTCGGCGCTTTCGGCGATCTCGGACGCGAGCAGACAGGCGCGCGGCAGCTCGATCATGGTGCCGACTTGATAGGCGATCTTGGTGCTGGTATCGCGCATCACGGCCTTCGCGGTTGAATCGATCCGCGCCTTGACGAGGTCGAGCTCGGCCTTGGTCGCGATCAGCGGCACCATCACCTCGAGGCCGACGGCCTTGCCGGTGCGCTTCTCGGCTTCGACCGCAGCTTCGAAGATCGCGCGTGCCTGCATCTCGGCGATCTCGGGGTAGGCGATCGCGATGCGGCAGCCGCGGAAGCCGAGCATCGGATTGAACTCCGACAGCTCGCGGGCGCGGTCGGCCAGACGCCGCGGATCGGTGTTCATGGCGCGCGCCACTTCCTCGACCTCGGCGTGGGTGTGCGGCAGGAATTCATGGAGGGGAGGATCCAAAAGCCGGATCGTGACGGGCAGGCCCTTCATGATCTCGAACAGCTCGACGAAGTCGGCGCGCTGCATCGGCAGAAGCTTTGCCAGCGCGGCACGACGCGACTGCTCGTCTTCGGAGAGGATCATCTCGCGCACCGTGCGGATGCGCGTCTCTTCGAAGAACATGTGCTCGGTGCGGCAGAGACCGATGCCTTCCGCGCCGAACTTGATCGCGGTGCGAGCGTCGTCCGGCGTGTCGCCGTTGACGCGGACGCCGATCTTGCGGACCTGGTCGGCCCAGTTCATCAGCGTACCGAACTCGCCGGAGAGCTCCGGCTCGATCATCGGCATGCGGCCGGCCAGCACCTGGCCGAGCGAGCCGTCGATGGTGATGACATCGCCGGCCTTGAAGGTGCGCGAGCCGATGCTCATGGTGCCGCGGCCGTAATCGACGCGGATGGTGCCGCAGCCGGAGACGCAGGGCTTGCCCATGCCGCGGGCGACGACTGCCGCGTGCGAGGTCATACCGCCGCGGGTGGTCAGGATGCCCTCGGCGGCGTGCATGCCGTGGATGTCTTCCGGGCTGGTCTCGATGCGGACCAGAATCACCTTGCGTCCGTCGCCCTGGAGCTTGGCCGCTTCGTCCGAGGAGAACACGATCTCGCCGGAGGCAGCTCCCGGCGACGCCGGCAAGCCGGTCGCGATCACGTCGCGCTTGGCGTTGGGATCGATGGTCGGGTGCAGCAGCTGGTCGAGCGAAGCGGGATCGATCCGCGTTACCGCTTCCTTCTTGCTGATCAGGCCTTCATTGGCGAGCTCGACCGCGATGCGCAGCGCCGCCTTCGCGGTGCGCTTGCCGCCGCGGGTCTGGAGCATCCACAGCTTGCCCTGCTCGACCGTGAACTCCATGTCCTGCATGTCGCGGTAGTGCTTCTCGAGCAGCGTGTAGATCCGCGTCAGTTCCTTGAAGGCCTCGGGCATCGCCGCTTCCATCGACGCCTTGTCGGAGCCCGACTCTTTCCGCGCCTCTTCGGTGATGTCCTGCGGCGTGCGGATGCCCGCCACCACGTCCTCGCCCTGCGCGTTGATCAGGAACTCACCATAGAGCTTGCTCTCGCCGGTCGAGGGATTGCGGGTGAAGGCAACACCGGTCGCCGAGGTCTCGCCCATGTTGCCGAACACCATGGCCTGCACGTTGACCGCGGTGCCCCAGGATTCCGGAATGTCGTGCAGCTTGCGGTAGGTCACCGCGCGCGCGTTCATCCAGGATGAGAACACCGCGCCGACCGCGCCCCAGAGCTGGTCATGCGGATCCTGCGGGAATTCCTTGCCAGTCTCGCGTGCGACCGCGTCCTTGTACTTGCCGACCAGGTCGACCCAGTCCTCGGCGGTAAGGTCGGTGTCGAGCGTATAGCCCTGGCTGTCCTTGAAGGTGTCGAGGATCTCCTCGAAGTGATGATGCTCGAAGCCGAGCACCACGTCGGAATACATGGTGATGAAGCGGCGATAGCTGTCATAGGCGAAGCGGCGGTCGCCGGAGAGTTCCGACAACGCTTCCACCGTCTTGTCGTTGAGACCGAGATTGAGCACGGTGTCCATCATGCCCGGCATCGAGGCGCGCGCGCCGGATCGCACGGAGACGAGCAGCGGGTTCCTGGTGTCGCCGAACACCTTGCCGGTCAACTTGCCGACATAATCCAGCGCCTTCTCGACCTGCGACTGCAATTCCTTCGGATAGGATTTGTCGTGGGCGTAGAAGTAAGTGCAGACCGAGGTCGGGATGGTGAAGCCCGGAGGCACCGGCAGGCCGAGATTGGCCATCTCGGCGAGGTTGGCGCCTTTGCCGCCGAGCAGGTCGCGCATCTCCGTGCGGCCCTCGGCCCTGCCGTCACCGAAGGTGAAGACCCACTTGTTGGCCGGGATCTTGGCTGGTGCGTTCTTGGCCGGAGCCGCCTTCGCAGCAACGCTCTTGGTCGCAGCCTTGGCTGCCGGCTTGGCGGCGGCCTTCGCAACCGTCTTGGCGACCGGCTTCGGCGCGCTCTTCACGGCGCTCTTGGCAAGCGTCTTGCGTGCCGCCGGCGCGGCCTTCGCCTTGGCGGAGGACTTTGATTTCGCTGGGGATTTCTTAGGCTTCGAGGCGGCTTTGGCCATAGCTTGCACACAACCTGCGAGAGGAACGGGAAATTGCGGGCCTTACACCATTTTGGGCGGGCCCGCGCAAGTCGAAGAGTTCCGGAAAATGAAGGCCTAGAGATGGAGCCACTTCAACAAACCGAGCCCGATCGCGCCATTGATGATGAGAAATATCGCGACGATCAGGTTCAGCAGGCGCGGCATGATCAGGATCAGCACACCCGCAAGCAGGGACAGGAGCGGCGAGATGTGGGCGACGGTGATATGCATGAATTTTCTTTCCGAGCGTTAGGGCGAATCGCGGGCGGATCATACCGGACCGGGTTCCGTGGGTAGAGACGCGCGGGCCGCCCGACGGGTTCCGCCGTTCGCGAAAACTGCCCGAAATTGCCGCTGATGCGGCAAGGCTTTTTCGGAACATCGCGCGCGGCGCAGCATTGGCAACCGGTCGCGCCACTGGCGCGTCCCGTAAAACCACGTCGCAAAAGCACGTCGAAGGAGTTGCCCATGCGGAACAGGATTCTCGCCCTTGCAGCGCTCGCGGCCGCGATCGGCTCGCCCGTCGCGGCGCAGGCGCAAACCGGGATCACGGTGGGACGCGCGCCCGTCGTGGTCGATAGCGGCCCGACGATTGCGGTCGAGCAGCGGCCGGCTTTCCGTGACTATGTCGTCGAGCAACGTGTGCCGGCCTTCCATATTCCGGATCGCGTGATCGTCGGTGCCACCTTACCTGAAACCGGCATCACCTATTATG
The genomic region above belongs to Bradyrhizobium sp. CCBAU 53338 and contains:
- a CDS encoding MFS transporter; translated protein: MSIQAGDLAPASRSSGWRTPAVIILCGCAIGMLGFGPRSALGFFVQPMSHEFAWGRDVFGLAIAFQNLLWGLGQPFAGAIADRFGLFRVMCIGALLYAGGLLLMRYSSTPLSLNIGAGVMVGFGLAGCSFNLVLAAFTKLLPVEKRGLALGAGTAAGSLGQFLFAPIGVALIDNFGWQQALTVFGFLMLLIIPLALAISTPPVASAAHAAPADEQTITKALAEAFGHRSYVLLVLGFFTCGFQLAFITVHLPAFLVDRGVSTQTGGWVIAAIGLFNIMGSLSVGYLQNSLPKRYILSAIYFTRALATLAFISFPITPFSAIAFGAVSGLTWLSTVPPTSALVALMFGTRWLATLYGFAFVSHQVGGFLGVWLGGIVFEKFGSYTPIWWLSILFGILSALINLPIVEKPVARMVAQPA
- the nadA gene encoding quinolinate synthase NadA, which codes for MPIAGIYGPDDFASRPQGQPTSAPPAAGRRGPALPRPSLEWTSEVERATAPIYERIKHVIPPIEWPLMAPTIHAINQLKRARNAVILAHNYQAPEIFHGVADIGGDSLQLAVEATKVKADIIVQCGVHFMAETSKLLNPDKTVLIPDTRAGCSLAASITGADVRLLREKFPGVPVVAYVNTSAEVKAEVDICCTSSNAMQVVESLNAPTVIFLPDRYLATYVASKTNVRIIAWKGACEVHERFTGDELRAFRDADPSVQIIAHPECPPDVLAEADFTGSTAHMINWVRQRRPKRLVMITECSMADNVRAELPDVEMLRPCNLCPHMKRITLSNVLESLLTSGEEVTIDPALAQRARRSVERMINLKN
- a CDS encoding L-aspartate oxidase, whose protein sequence is MTSNIHNLTRSTDDVVIVGGGLAGLFCALKLSPRPVTLISAAPLGQGASSAWAQGGIAAAVADGDSPEAHAADTIAVGGGIVDEAIALGIAREAGLRVHDLLAYGVPFDRDLEGRLAVGREAAHSARRIVHVRGDGAGAAIIATLNEAVRRTPSIRLIEGFVAEALLTEDGSVTGLQLREAGNLAATPVMIASRTIVLATGGIGHLYAVTTNPTEANGSGLAIAARAGALIADPEFVQFHPTAIMTGRDPAPLATEALRGEGATLINADGERFMAPLHPLAELAPRDIVARGVFAEIAAGRGAFLDARQALGARFADKFPTVHASCIAAGIDPATQAIPIAPAVHYHMGGIAVDTRGRSSIDGLWAGGEVSSTGMHGANRLASNSLLEAVVYAARIAEDIAGQAIPSPARLPQALATPRAGALDASVVKRLRAMMSANVGVIRERDGLADAVRSFAALEHAATSIVVRNIATTALLVAASAWSRRESRGAHCRADHPAEVPALARRTMTTLAEAHDVADGLTEHSTPRIAQSMIA
- the nadC gene encoding carboxylating nicotinate-nucleotide diphosphorylase, which gives rise to MITPTSLLYPDAFLSPLAIDDAVRRALDEDLGRAGDITSLATIPEATKAQAALVARQSGVIAGLPLAVATLHRLSSDIEVRAHVRDAGRVTRGQHVLTISGPARAILTAERTALNFVGRLSGIATLTAAYVARTEGTKMRICCTRKTTPGLRALEKYAVRCGGGFNHRFGLDDAILVKDNHIAVAGGIRPVLERARAHAGHLVKIEIEVDTLAQLREVLDTGMAEAVLLDNMDIATLREAVRMTEGRLKLEASGGVTLDSIAGIAATGVDYVSSGALTHSAPNFDCAMDIAA
- a CDS encoding cell wall hydrolase; protein product: MSVLRNHPKGAQFASFGIGLLVFTLMPREIGYQDIGSLLARQPGVVERWQKQVFSAASSIQLATYSFSRPIGTSAPQSAMVRLASLDSRDVTGTISRGNPALQAPARYRASDFPKVERALKGDRLATVTPTPVPDTSEPAAAPPQHDPATSNSSVFGAKTAELPVAQPQAMSPESAAALDPELQEAMRAPPLAQYTGAPKADDNALSFAAQPLNALKQAAVAAPPRDPFSVKTSNLFFGSSSLGGNLESIESWQPGAEPLIVMPDPDLKVASLSPPNEGAGNAGESGESVAPKGEVNADNQRSKSPAERLALDEKSRAKSEKCLAEAVYFESRGEAVRGQIAVAQVVMNRVFSGKYPDNVCGVVYQNKYRHFACQFTFACDNNPDVIREPEMWERARKISKAMLDGQIWLPEVGKSTHYHAYWVRPSWVAEMKKMYKFGVHTFYRPRAWGDGDEEPSWGTPAQTAALSAELVQEAKSSAEMGVTERR
- the ppdK gene encoding pyruvate, phosphate dikinase codes for the protein MAKAASKPKKSPAKSKSSAKAKAAPAARKTLAKSAVKSAPKPVAKTVAKAAAKPAAKAATKSVAAKAAPAKNAPAKIPANKWVFTFGDGRAEGRTEMRDLLGGKGANLAEMANLGLPVPPGFTIPTSVCTYFYAHDKSYPKELQSQVEKALDYVGKLTGKVFGDTRNPLLVSVRSGARASMPGMMDTVLNLGLNDKTVEALSELSGDRRFAYDSYRRFITMYSDVVLGFEHHHFEEILDTFKDSQGYTLDTDLTAEDWVDLVGKYKDAVARETGKEFPQDPHDQLWGAVGAVFSSWMNARAVTYRKLHDIPESWGTAVNVQAMVFGNMGETSATGVAFTRNPSTGESKLYGEFLINAQGEDVVAGIRTPQDITEEARKESGSDKASMEAAMPEAFKELTRIYTLLEKHYRDMQDMEFTVEQGKLWMLQTRGGKRTAKAALRIAVELANEGLISKKEAVTRIDPASLDQLLHPTIDPNAKRDVIATGLPASPGAASGEIVFSSDEAAKLQGDGRKVILVRIETSPEDIHGMHAAEGILTTRGGMTSHAAVVARGMGKPCVSGCGTIRVDYGRGTMSIGSRTFKAGDVITIDGSLGQVLAGRMPMIEPELSGEFGTLMNWADQVRKIGVRVNGDTPDDARTAIKFGAEGIGLCRTEHMFFEETRIRTVREMILSEDEQSRRAALAKLLPMQRADFVELFEIMKGLPVTIRLLDPPLHEFLPHTHAEVEEVARAMNTDPRRLADRARELSEFNPMLGFRGCRIAIAYPEIAEMQARAIFEAAVEAEKRTGKAVGLEVMVPLIATKAELDLVKARIDSTAKAVMRDTSTKIAYQVGTMIELPRACLLASEIAESAEFFSFGTNDLTQTTYGISRDDAASFLGPYVAKGILSIDPFISLDQEGVGELVKIGVARGRKTRPKLKMGICGEHGGDPASVAFCHDVGLDYVSCSPYRVPIARLAAAQAALGKAIASQA
- a CDS encoding DUF3096 domain-containing protein is translated as MHITVAHISPLLSLLAGVLILIMPRLLNLIVAIFLIINGAIGLGLLKWLHL
- a CDS encoding DUF1236 domain-containing protein, with the translated sequence MRNRILALAALAAAIGSPVAAQAQTGITVGRAPVVVDSGPTIAVEQRPAFRDYVVEQRVPAFHIPDRVIVGATLPETGITYYDVPQRFGATTYRYTVVNGETVLVEPRSRRIVEVMD